In Candidatus Sodalis pierantonius str. SOPE, one DNA window encodes the following:
- a CDS encoding hybrid sensor histidine kinase/response regulator, producing MTMMKRQQSLVTKLTIFISISLIIIWLISVFAATYVSLNLSRYRILENLAHFSALRMELTNHRFEGAERDAQALAHRYKLYHATPLMILPSEKSESRYFPFNPDKCIPPGKRERDRTFIQVFGTAGQTYYLDSFILDRRYGVSLLPPRDHTPDYFIRQQVELNAFPNQPAHDNLFWGRPEFLPGTGWSVAVAAAAPNDVLTGLTVKLNDLLSYGHPVLGSDINLWLDGSNRILPFSRVSAQTAARLQPMLQRLTLKDGWQAVPGYMLLRTQLKGPGWQQVILFPQSGGMKRTLDVIAAQLPFAVVTLLMLAVTLFWLLHRYLARPLWDFVAIIGKTGPHSLSTRLPENRHDELGSIAHAYNLLLDTLRTQYDNLENVVAERTRALNEAKQQAERANKRKSSHLTTISHELRTPLSGSLGALELLQMTTLTDKQFQLADTARQCVFSLLSIINNLLDFSRIESGQLSLHIEETPLLPILDQAMHTIQGPGQSKGLTLRTFVGKQVPLYLDIDGMRLRQILVNLLGNALKFTQSGGIFLSVKRHDQQVIFAVNDSGQGIAPEDQADVFTPFFQSEGTMQGTGLGLAIAANLAKMMGGSLTLSSTPGLGTCMSFIMPLNDYREPHPLGGQLAAPLALHRQLAAWGISCEPSLEDGPFSAAELRFLPGKLYDRVIRAFAGDLPETTGNIPVQPWRLRILLVDDAVINREIIGMMLHSLGQNVTLAADGTSALALGRQQQFDLVLMDVRMPDMDGTACARLWREDPENRDRDCMITALSANTAPEDIARCKEAGMRHYLTKPVTLAQLADGISYAAEYQLHRDIPLQEQDSRLTTSFLSAGSDLLRQKVHESLHSLLNDIELNVNDVEKISALLHTLKGGLGQAGLGELLCDVVDMENLVKHGLPLSGEQIAELRHALDKYLSAENASARDAITQEVTEYE from the coding sequence ATGACCATGATGAAAAGACAACAGTCATTAGTAACAAAGCTAACTATATTCATATCAATAAGCCTGATAATTATATGGCTAATATCCGTATTCGCCGCGACATATGTTTCGTTAAATTTGAGTAGATACCGTATATTAGAGAATCTCGCCCATTTTTCCGCATTGCGTATGGAATTGACCAACCATCGTTTTGAAGGCGCGGAACGGGATGCCCAAGCGCTCGCGCACCGCTATAAGCTTTATCACGCAACGCCGCTTATGATATTGCCCAGTGAAAAAAGCGAAAGCCGCTATTTCCCCTTCAATCCCGATAAATGCATTCCGCCGGGCAAAAGAGAGCGTGACCGCACGTTCATCCAGGTTTTCGGCACCGCCGGGCAGACCTATTACCTGGATAGCTTTATTTTAGATCGTCGCTATGGCGTGTCGCTGCTACCGCCACGCGACCATACGCCGGACTATTTTATCCGCCAGCAGGTCGAACTTAACGCTTTCCCCAATCAACCCGCTCACGACAACCTGTTCTGGGGCAGACCTGAGTTTCTTCCCGGCACCGGCTGGAGCGTGGCCGTCGCCGCCGCCGCGCCGAATGATGTACTCACGGGTCTGACAGTAAAGCTGAACGATTTACTCTCTTACGGCCACCCGGTACTGGGGTCGGACATTAATCTCTGGCTGGACGGCAGCAACCGCATCCTACCATTTTCGCGTGTATCGGCGCAGACCGCCGCCCGCCTCCAGCCGATGCTGCAACGACTCACGCTGAAGGACGGCTGGCAAGCGGTTCCCGGCTATATGCTATTGCGCACGCAGCTGAAAGGGCCTGGCTGGCAGCAGGTGATCTTGTTTCCCCAAAGCGGCGGTATGAAACGCACCCTGGACGTTATTGCGGCACAACTGCCCTTTGCGGTGGTCACGCTGCTAATGCTGGCCGTAACGTTATTCTGGTTGTTGCATCGCTATCTCGCCCGTCCGCTCTGGGACTTTGTCGCGATTATCGGCAAAACCGGGCCCCACTCGCTTTCGACCCGCCTGCCGGAAAATCGCCATGATGAGTTGGGCAGCATCGCCCATGCTTATAATCTGCTGTTGGATACCCTGCGCACTCAGTATGACAACTTAGAGAATGTCGTTGCCGAACGGACCCGCGCGCTGAACGAGGCTAAACAGCAGGCGGAACGGGCGAACAAACGTAAGAGCAGTCATCTCACCACCATCAGCCACGAATTGCGCACGCCCCTTAGCGGCTCGCTTGGGGCGCTGGAACTGCTGCAAATGACAACCTTGACCGACAAGCAGTTCCAACTGGCGGATACCGCCCGCCAGTGCGTGTTCTCCTTATTATCCATCATTAATAACTTACTGGATTTTTCCCGAATCGAATCCGGCCAGCTGTCGCTGCATATCGAAGAGACCCCTTTGCTGCCGATCCTTGATCAAGCGATGCATACCATTCAGGGGCCGGGTCAAAGTAAGGGTCTGACGTTACGTACCTTTGTCGGCAAACAGGTACCGCTGTATCTGGATATAGACGGAATGCGTCTGCGGCAAATTCTGGTCAATCTGCTCGGTAACGCCCTCAAATTCACCCAGTCCGGCGGCATCTTTTTAAGCGTAAAAAGACACGATCAGCAAGTGATCTTTGCCGTCAACGACAGCGGCCAGGGGATCGCGCCGGAAGATCAGGCGGATGTGTTTACCCCGTTTTTCCAGAGCGAAGGCACTATGCAGGGCACTGGCCTGGGGCTCGCCATCGCCGCCAATCTGGCGAAGATGATGGGCGGTTCGCTCACGCTAAGCAGTACACCAGGGTTGGGAACCTGTATGTCGTTTATCATGCCGCTCAACGACTACCGTGAACCCCACCCGCTGGGAGGGCAACTGGCCGCACCGTTGGCGCTTCATCGGCAGTTGGCCGCCTGGGGCATAAGTTGTGAACCGTCGCTCGAGGACGGGCCCTTCTCCGCCGCCGAACTACGTTTCCTGCCGGGCAAACTGTATGACCGCGTTATCCGCGCTTTCGCGGGCGACTTGCCGGAAACCACCGGCAATATTCCGGTACAGCCCTGGCGGCTGCGTATTCTGCTGGTGGATGACGCGGTGATTAATCGGGAGATTATCGGCATGATGCTGCACTCTCTTGGGCAAAATGTCACCCTCGCCGCCGACGGCACCAGCGCGCTGGCGCTCGGACGACAACAGCAGTTCGACCTGGTGTTGATGGATGTCCGCATGCCCGATATGGACGGCACCGCATGCGCCCGCCTCTGGCGCGAGGATCCGGAGAACCGTGACCGCGACTGTATGATCACCGCGCTCTCCGCCAATACCGCCCCGGAGGATATCGCGCGCTGCAAAGAGGCGGGTATGCGGCATTATCTGACCAAACCGGTCACGCTGGCGCAGCTGGCTGACGGCATTAGCTACGCCGCAGAATATCAACTCCACCGGGATATTCCGCTGCAAGAACAAGACAGCCGGTTAACCACGTCCTTTCTGTCGGCAGGCAGCGATCTGCTGCGCCAAAAAGTACACGAATCACTGCATTCGCTGCTCAATGATATCGAACTGAACGTTAACGATGTGGAAAAAATCAGCGCGTTGTTACATACCCTGAAAGGGGGACTGGGACAGGCGGGGTTGGGAGAACTGCTGTGCGACGTCGTCGATATGGAAAATCTGGTCAAGCATGGCCTCCCGCTGTCCGGGGAACAGATAGCCGAATTACGTCATGCCCTGGACAAATATCTAAGCGCCGAAAATGCATCCGCACGGGATGCTATTACTCAAGAGGTCACGGAATATGAATAA
- a CDS encoding two component system response regulator produces the protein MNNYKILLVDDHELIINGIINLLEPYPRFKIVAHIDDGLAVYSQCRIHEPDILVLDLGLPGINGLDLIPQLRSRWPQMSILAYTAHTEEYMAIRTLAAGALGYVLKNSRQQVLLAALQTVAVNKCYVDPALNRDMIHTALSMEADNQELLTPRERQILKLIADGNTNRLIAEQLYISVKTVETHRLNIMRKLNVHKVTELLNCSRRLGLTD, from the coding sequence ATGAATAATTATAAAATCCTGCTCGTGGATGATCATGAATTGATTATCAACGGCATCATTAACTTGCTCGAACCCTATCCGCGCTTTAAAATCGTGGCGCATATTGATGACGGCCTGGCGGTGTACAGCCAATGCCGGATCCATGAACCGGATATTCTGGTGCTGGATCTCGGCCTGCCGGGCATTAACGGCCTGGATTTGATCCCCCAATTGCGTTCCCGCTGGCCGCAGATGTCCATTCTGGCCTATACCGCCCACACTGAAGAATATATGGCGATACGTACGCTGGCCGCCGGCGCGCTGGGTTATGTTTTGAAAAATAGCCGCCAGCAGGTATTGCTGGCGGCGCTACAAACCGTAGCGGTCAACAAATGCTATGTGGACCCAGCGCTGAACCGGGATATGATCCATACCGCCCTGAGCATGGAGGCCGACAATCAAGAATTGCTGACGCCTCGGGAACGGCAAATCCTCAAACTCATCGCCGATGGCAACACCAACCGGCTAATCGCTGAGCAGTTATACATCAGCGTGAAGACCGTGGAGACCCACCGCTTGAATATCATGCGAAAATTGAATGTCCATAAAGTCACGGAGCTGCTCAACTGTTCTCGCCGACTTGGATTGACCGACTAA
- a CDS encoding IS5-like element ISSoEn1 family transposase, protein MAKQKFKITNWPAYNNALRQRGDLTVWLDESAIAAWTESTPPEHRGRPLHYTDMAITTVLMIKRVFNLSLRALQGFVDSIFKLMGLSLRCPDYSLVSRRAKTVDISIKTPTRGEISHLVIDGTGLKIFGEGEWKVRQHGAERRRVWRKLHLAVDSATHEIICADLSLSGTTDAQALPGLINQTHRKIREASADSAYDTRYCHDALLRKKIKPLIPPRSGAQYWPARYHERNHAVANQHLSGNNDTWKKKVGYHRRSLAETAMFRFKILLGGHLSLHDYDAQVGEAMAMVKALNRITLLGMPNSVRIM, encoded by the coding sequence ATGGCAAAGCAAAAGTTTAAAATTACCAACTGGCCCGCATATAACAATGCGCTCAGGCAGCGGGGGGACCTGACAGTATGGCTTGATGAGTCAGCCATTGCTGCATGGACTGAGAGTACACCACCTGAACATCGTGGCCGGCCGCTTCACTACACCGATATGGCCATTACCACGGTTCTGATGATAAAGCGCGTGTTTAACCTTTCGCTCCGGGCGTTACAGGGTTTCGTTGACTCGATTTTTAAACTGATGGGGCTGTCGCTGCGCTGCCCAGATTACTCTCTGGTCAGCCGGCGAGCAAAAACCGTCGACATCAGCATAAAAACGCCAACCCGCGGCGAAATCTCACACCTGGTCATCGATGGCACCGGCCTGAAAATCTTCGGCGAAGGCGAATGGAAAGTCAGGCAGCATGGGGCTGAGAGGCGCAGAGTATGGCGCAAGCTTCATCTGGCAGTAGATAGCGCGACACATGAAATTATCTGTGCCGATTTATCGCTAAGCGGTACGACAGATGCGCAGGCGCTGCCCGGGCTGATTAACCAAACCCACCGGAAAATCAGGGAAGCGTCGGCTGACAGTGCTTACGATACGCGTTACTGTCATGATGCTCTGCTGAGGAAAAAAATAAAGCCGCTTATCCCACCGCGAAGTGGTGCGCAATATTGGCCAGCTCGATACCATGAGCGTAACCATGCGGTGGCAAATCAGCATCTGAGCGGCAATAACGATACCTGGAAAAAGAAAGTAGGTTATCACCGGCGTTCACTGGCTGAAACGGCCATGTTCCGGTTTAAAATACTTCTGGGTGGTCATCTGAGTCTGCATGACTATGACGCGCAGGTAGGTGAGGCTATGGCAATGGTCAAAGCGCTTAACCGGATCACGTTGTTAGGAATGCCAAACAGCGTCCGCATCATGTAA
- a CDS encoding DUF2171 domain-containing protein — protein sequence MTCCGGNHVGIVDHMEGEDHIKLAKSDPESGGQHHLIPLSWVKEVKENKVILSKTKDEVHQAWQAC from the coding sequence ATTACCTGCTGTGGTGGAAATCATGTGGGCATCGTCGATCATATGGAAGGTGAGGATCATATCAAGCTCGCAAAAAGCGACCCGGAATCGGGCGGCCAGCACCATTTGATCCCCTTATCCTGGGTCAAAGAAGTCAAGGAAAACAAGGTTATACTCTCCAAAACCAAAGATGAAGTGCATCAAGCGTGGCAAGCCTGCTAG
- a CDS encoding IS5 family transposase codes for MAKQKFKITNWPAYNNALRQRGDLTVWLDESAIAAWTESTPPEHRGRPLHYTDMAITTVLMIKRVFNLSLRALQGFVDSIFKLMGLSLRCPDYSLVSRRAKTVDISIKTQTRGEISHLVIDGTGLKVFGESEWKVRQHRAERRRVWRKLHLAVDSVTHEIICADLSLSGTTDAQALPGLINQTHRKIREASADSAYDTRYCHDALLRKKIKPLIPPRSGAQYWPARYHERNHAVANQHLRGNNDTWKKKVGYHRRSLAETAMFRFKTLLGGHLSLHDYDAQVGEAMAMVKALNRITLLGMPNSVRIM; via the coding sequence ATGGCAAAGCAAAAGTTTAAAATCACCAACTGGCCCGCATATAACAATGCGCTCAGGCAGCGGGGGGACCTGACAGTATGGCTTGATGAGTCAGCCATTGCTGCATGGACTGAGAGTACACCACCTGAACATCGTGGCCGGCCGCTTCACTACACCGATATGGCCATTACCACGGTTCTGATGATAAAGCGCGTGTTTAACCTTTCGCTCCGGGCGTTACAGGGTTTCGTTGACTCGATTTTTAAACTGATGGGGCTGTCGCTGCGCTGCCCAGATTACTCTCTGGTCAGCCGGCGAGCAAAAACCGTCGACATCAGCATAAAAACGCAAACCCGCGGCGAAATCTCACACCTGGTCATCGATGGCACCGGCCTGAAAGTCTTCGGCGAAAGCGAATGGAAAGTCAGGCAGCATAGGGCTGAGAGACGCAGAGTATGGCGCAAGCTTCATCTGGCAGTAGATAGCGTGACACATGAAATTATCTGTGCCGATTTATCGCTAAGCGGTACGACAGATGCGCAGGCGCTGCCCGGGCTGATTAACCAAACCCACCGGAAAATCAGGGAAGCGTCGGCTGACAGTGCTTACGATACGCGTTACTGTCATGATGCTCTGCTGAGGAAAAAAATAAAGCCGCTTATCCCACCGCGAAGTGGTGCACAATATTGGCCAGCTCGATACCATGAGCGTAACCATGCGGTGGCAAATCAGCATCTGAGGGGCAATAACGATACCTGGAAAAAGAAAGTAGGTTATCACCGGCGTTCACTGGCTGAAACGGCCATGTTCCGGTTTAAAACACTTCTGGGTGGTCATCTGAGTCTGCATGACTATGACGCGCAGGTAGGTGAGGCAATGGCAATGGTTAAAGCACTTAATCGGATCACACTGTTAGGAATGCCAAACAGCGTCCGCATCATGTAA
- a CDS encoding AAA family ATPase, whose protein sequence is MITIIGCNKGGAGKTTTAINVAVGLAMQGYDVCLVDADVQRSAARWYAEREQAELVPTVTLIEKRDNISQTLRSLDQKYDHVIVDVAGRNSRELITGGTVAHQIIAPHQCSQLDLDTMIELEQQVESMRDLNPDLKAFSYQSMATTNPVIRGNERREFLEFVSEFAGIKPLNAIACHRKIYRDVMSEGKSVLEASNENAKTEVLALLKEIF, encoded by the coding sequence ATGATAACGATCATAGGCTGTAATAAAGGCGGGGCGGGTAAAACCACGACAGCGATAAACGTTGCCGTAGGGTTGGCAATGCAAGGCTATGATGTCTGCCTGGTGGATGCCGACGTACAGCGTTCAGCGGCGCGATGGTATGCTGAAAGGGAGCAAGCCGAATTGGTTCCAACGGTAACGCTTATCGAAAAAAGAGACAATATCTCGCAGACTCTCCGGAGCCTTGATCAAAAGTACGATCATGTGATTGTGGATGTAGCCGGGCGTAACAGTCGTGAGCTGATAACGGGGGGTACCGTCGCTCACCAAATCATAGCGCCACATCAATGCTCACAACTCGATCTCGATACCATGATTGAGCTTGAGCAACAAGTAGAAAGCATGCGTGATTTGAACCCGGACTTAAAAGCGTTCAGCTATCAAAGTATGGCAACCACGAATCCGGTTATACGCGGTAATGAACGTCGGGAGTTTTTGGAGTTCGTAAGTGAGTTCGCCGGTATCAAGCCGCTAAATGCCATCGCTTGCCATCGAAAAATCTATCGTGATGTCATGTCTGAAGGGAAGTCGGTTCTGGAGGCTTCAAATGAAAATGCAAAGACAGAAGTATTGGCGCTGCTCAAGGAGATATTTTAA
- a CDS encoding ribbon-helix-helix protein, CopG family yields the protein MALKKPVRRTVSEAEAEALANRLADRPYGETHNSSSASAAPPEEKIARTTISLPLSLLREVEDIALENKRNGTDPKNVSAIIREALNAYLKT from the coding sequence ATGGCTCTGAAAAAACCCGTGAGAAGAACCGTGAGCGAGGCCGAGGCGGAGGCATTGGCAAATCGCCTGGCGGATCGTCCCTATGGAGAAACGCATAATTCTTCCTCAGCGTCTGCGGCGCCACCAGAAGAGAAAATTGCTCGTACGACTATTTCGCTGCCATTGTCGTTATTGCGGGAAGTCGAAGATATCGCCCTGGAAAACAAACGTAACGGTACGGATCCTAAAAATGTGAGTGCAATCATCCGTGAAGCATTAAACGCTTATCTAAAGACATAG
- a CDS encoding IS256 family transposase codes for MDEKQLQALANELAKNLKTPEDLSHFDRLLKKISVEAALNAEMTHHLGYDKNQPKPGTNARNGYSTKTVTTGDGPLALRTPRDRDDSFEPQLVKKNQTQTRITGMDNQILSLYAKGMTTREIAAAFKELYDADVSPALVSKVTDAVMEHVVEWQNRPLDAAYPIVYLDCSVLKVRQDSRIINKSVFLALGINIEGQKELLGMWLAENEGAKFWLNVLTELKNRGLNDILIACVDGLKGFPDAINAVYPEARLQLCIVHMVRNSLRFVSWKDYKAVTRDLKTIYQAPTEEAGLQALENASSAWDIRYPQISRSWQANWANLATFFAYPTDIRKVIYTTNAIESLNSVIRHAIKKRKVFPTDDAVKKVVWLAIQAASQKWTMPLRDWRMAMSRFIIEFGDRLDGHF; via the coding sequence ATGGACGAAAAACAGTTGCAGGCTCTGGCTAACGAACTGGCCAAAAATCTCAAAACCCCTGAAGATCTCAGTCACTTCGATCGGCTGCTGAAAAAAATCAGCGTCGAAGCAGCTCTCAATGCCGAAATGACCCATCACCTCGGCTACGATAAAAATCAGCCTAAACCGGGGACCAACGCCCGCAACGGCTATTCCACAAAAACCGTTACCACTGGCGATGGCCCGCTGGCGCTGCGTACTCCGCGCGATCGTGACGATTCCTTTGAACCGCAACTGGTGAAGAAGAACCAGACCCAGACCCGGATTACCGGGATGGATAACCAGATTTTATCGTTGTACGCCAAAGGGATGACCACCCGCGAGATCGCCGCCGCGTTCAAAGAGCTGTATGACGCCGATGTCTCGCCGGCGCTGGTCTCAAAGGTCACCGATGCGGTCATGGAGCATGTTGTCGAATGGCAAAACCGGCCTCTGGATGCAGCCTATCCCATTGTTTACCTTGACTGTAGCGTTCTAAAAGTCCGGCAGGACAGCCGCATCATCAACAAATCTGTGTTCCTGGCGCTGGGCATCAACATCGAAGGCCAGAAAGAGTTGCTAGGTATGTGGCTGGCCGAAAATGAAGGCGCAAAGTTCTGGCTGAACGTGCTGACAGAGCTGAAAAACCGCGGCCTGAACGATATCCTTATCGCCTGCGTAGACGGGCTGAAAGGTTTCCCTGACGCTATTAACGCGGTGTATCCGGAGGCGCGGCTCCAGCTGTGTATCGTGCATATGGTGCGCAACAGCCTGCGGTTCGTCTCCTGGAAGGACTACAAGGCCGTCACCCGCGACCTGAAAACTATCTATCAGGCCCCTACGGAAGAAGCCGGCTTGCAGGCGCTGGAGAACGCTTCCAGCGCCTGGGACATCCGCTACCCGCAAATAAGTCGAAGCTGGCAGGCAAACTGGGCCAATCTGGCCACGTTCTTTGCCTACCCAACGGACATCCGCAAGGTGATCTACACGACCAACGCCATCGAGTCGTTAAACAGCGTGATCCGGCATGCCATCAAAAAGCGCAAGGTGTTCCCGACCGACGACGCAGTGAAAAAGGTGGTGTGGCTGGCGATACAGGCGGCCTCACAGAAATGGACAATGCCTTTGAGGGACTGGCGCATGGCAATGAGCCGCTTTATTATCGAGTTCGGTGACCGCCTGGACGGTCACTTCTGA
- a CDS encoding LD-carboxypeptidase: protein MKYPFIALWLIIIGVSLSAAAPAATGIFHPFAHDCATTDNVPAGKPAVYLISSSSQYDESIIDEIETVFSRQGYAVDSRYLDQHPTPLGYVNTDDIRAATLIKALTDDNVKYLWFVRGGSGALNLYPYLYRSRNKIAASSPKVLIGFSDVTVLHHFINNVIKWPSVHGILASYNREMYDVRKEEQVSMYSSISQIFRTVANGMTYTGIEPLNLPAFAGGQGIVNGGNLTLMQSLFSTRYEKSYADKVLLMEDTGVTYKQLDRTLHQLEYMKTFRPKAVIFGQFYPIVADKKERDLYRYVLQDFARRVDFPVYYYPEFGHGKTNQPFILGQRMTIQCNKHYRYCSLTQPPINAASSA, encoded by the coding sequence ATGAAGTATCCCTTTATTGCGTTATGGCTGATAATAATAGGCGTATCTTTATCCGCAGCGGCCCCAGCCGCGACCGGGATATTTCACCCTTTCGCCCATGATTGCGCTACGACGGATAATGTCCCGGCTGGCAAACCGGCGGTTTATTTAATATCCAGTTCATCTCAATACGATGAAAGCATTATCGACGAGATCGAGACGGTATTTAGCCGGCAAGGTTATGCCGTGGATAGCCGTTATCTTGACCAGCATCCCACGCCGTTGGGCTATGTGAATACGGATGACATCCGCGCGGCAACGCTAATCAAAGCGTTAACGGATGACAATGTAAAATATCTGTGGTTTGTCAGGGGAGGATCTGGCGCGCTGAACCTTTATCCTTATTTGTATCGTAGTCGCAACAAGATAGCGGCCTCTTCCCCCAAAGTGCTTATCGGCTTCAGCGATGTGACGGTCCTGCATCACTTTATCAATAACGTCATCAAGTGGCCCAGCGTTCACGGTATTCTTGCGTCCTACAACCGCGAAATGTATGACGTGCGCAAAGAAGAACAGGTGAGTATGTACAGCAGCATTTCGCAGATTTTCCGCACGGTGGCGAACGGTATGACCTATACGGGCATTGAGCCGCTCAATTTGCCCGCCTTCGCGGGCGGCCAAGGCATTGTAAACGGCGGTAATCTGACGTTGATGCAGTCGCTATTCTCCACTCGCTATGAGAAAAGTTATGCCGATAAAGTTCTGCTTATGGAAGACACCGGCGTCACCTATAAACAGCTTGACAGGACACTCCATCAACTCGAGTACATGAAAACTTTCCGTCCCAAGGCGGTCATTTTTGGCCAATTCTATCCCATCGTCGCGGATAAAAAGGAGCGAGATCTCTACCGCTACGTGCTGCAGGACTTTGCCAGACGGGTGGATTTTCCAGTCTATTATTATCCCGAGTTTGGCCATGGAAAAACGAACCAGCCGTTTATTCTGGGCCAACGGATGACCATTCAGTGCAATAAACATTATCGCTATTGCAGTCTGACTCAACCGCCCATCAACGCTGCGTCGTCCGCCTGA
- a CDS encoding MmgE/PrpD family protein, whose translation MYRYRRGRGLADGVGRSRHCARTQYRVSLASGVKGQFGTPLKPFHAGMAARGAVESAVLAKTGMSGRRDIIEGPQGFSELYAGQSAQQRPEHSIPTDHVIERVGLMPKKHPCCGSTHRILDAIADLQA comes from the coding sequence ATGTATCGGTACCGCCGCGGGCGTGGCCTGGCTGATGGGGTTGGACGAAGCCGGCATTGCGCGCGCACTCAGTATCGCGTAAGCCTGGCCAGCGGCGTAAAAGGCCAATTTGGTACGCCGCTAAAACCGTTTCACGCCGGCATGGCGGCGCGCGGCGCCGTGGAGTCTGCCGTACTGGCCAAAACCGGCATGAGCGGCCGGCGGGACATTATCGAAGGCCCGCAGGGTTTTAGCGAACTGTATGCGGGTCAATCCGCTCAGCAACGGCCTGAGCACTCTATTCCCACCGACCATGTGATTGAACGGGTTGGCCTCATGCCGAAAAAGCATCCCTGCTGCGGATCCACGCATCGCATTTTGGATGCGATTGCCGATTTGCAAGCCTAG
- a CDS encoding MmgE/PrpD family protein — protein MTVIETLAAWCAQPKRLTPQARKLAIEAITDTLACLYAGRDDFSTRAVSDAWTVPYRSPAVQALINATAAHAIDYDDNFAPGMSHASAVLVPALLAVALAERREGTAVIDAYLIGLQAQAWIGETVGRSHYTAGWHGTSTVGCIGTAAGVAWLMGLDEAGIARALSIA, from the coding sequence ATGACCGTGATCGAGACTCTCGCCGCCTGGTGCGCGCAACCCAAGAGGTTGACGCCGCAGGCCCGAAAACTGGCGATAGAGGCCATTACCGATACGCTGGCCTGTCTTTACGCGGGGCGAGATGATTTCTCCACCCGCGCCGTAAGCGATGCCTGGACGGTGCCCTACCGCTCCCCCGCCGTTCAGGCCTTGATCAATGCGACCGCAGCGCACGCCATTGATTATGACGATAACTTCGCACCGGGCATGAGCCATGCTTCAGCGGTGCTGGTACCCGCGCTGCTGGCGGTGGCGCTGGCGGAACGGCGCGAGGGTACGGCAGTGATTGACGCTTACCTGATAGGCCTCCAAGCCCAGGCGTGGATCGGTGAAACAGTAGGGCGATCCCATTACACCGCCGGGTGGCATGGCACCTCCACCGTGGGATGTATCGGTACCGCCGCGGGCGTGGCCTGGCTGATGGGGTTGGACGAAGCCGGCATTGCGCGCGCACTCAGTATCGCGTAA
- a CDS encoding serine hydrolase domain-containing protein, which produces MLVARRHDILFRYGDDTRRYPCHSMRKSFLSALFGCAQATLYDLLMARSGIYHPANYETPWMRSIKPQRHRYAPGDNWCYNNWDFNALGSVWRQLTGEEIHDAFARRIAGPIGMEDFRPAQDGAMEPGDFSDHPVYPFRLSSRDLLRFDQLFLQQGRWDDRQVIPAHWVQSSTLPVSHAGCRGDYDAMWWVTRDGVAWPGVILPKGSYSARGAGGHFCLVIPSLALVIIHRVDTDTPGQEVNRFQTSRLLQLLFDSLNAREILS; this is translated from the coding sequence ATGCTGGTCGCGCGCCGGCACGACATCCTTTTCCGCTACGGTGACGATACACGGCGCTATCCCTGTCACTCCATGCGTAAAAGTTTTCTGAGCGCCTTATTCGGTTGCGCGCAGGCGACGCTGTATGATTTACTGATGGCCCGCTCCGGCATTTATCATCCCGCCAATTACGAAACCCCCTGGATGAGAAGTATCAAACCTCAGCGCCATCGTTACGCGCCCGGCGACAACTGGTGCTACAACAACTGGGACTTCAACGCCCTCGGCAGCGTGTGGCGCCAGCTGACCGGTGAGGAGATCCACGACGCCTTCGCGCGGCGGATCGCCGGCCCCATCGGCATGGAGGACTTTCGTCCCGCGCAGGATGGCGCCATGGAACCCGGGGATTTCTCGGACCACCCCGTCTATCCCTTTCGTCTTTCCAGCCGTGACCTGCTCCGGTTCGACCAGTTATTTTTGCAGCAGGGCAGATGGGACGATCGCCAGGTGATACCGGCGCACTGGGTCCAGAGCAGCACGCTACCCGTCTCCCACGCCGGCTGCCGCGGCGATTACGACGCGATGTGGTGGGTCACGCGCGACGGCGTCGCCTGGCCGGGGGTAATCCTCCCCAAGGGCAGCTATTCGGCGCGCGGCGCGGGCGGTCATTTTTGCCTGGTGATACCGTCGTTGGCCTTAGTCATCATCCATCGTGTAGACACCGATACGCCTGGACAAGAGGTGAACCGTTTTCAAACCAGCCGACTTCTACAACTGCTTTTTGACTCGCTCAACGCAAGGGAGATTTTATCATGA